The Manihot esculenta cultivar AM560-2 chromosome 1, M.esculenta_v8, whole genome shotgun sequence genome has a window encoding:
- the LOC110599840 gene encoding probable inactive receptor kinase At1g48480, whose product MKPQTEKLAFLFLLVILLFDSWSFVDSDLASDRIALEALRKAVGGRSLLWNLSNSPCSWVGVFCERDRVVGLRLPAMGLSGQLPIALGNLTQLQTLSLRFNALSGPIPADIGSLASLRNLYLQENFFSGEISGFLFNLQNLVRLDLAHNNFSGEISPSFNNLTRLRTLYLEENQLNGSIPDLNFPSLDQFNVSYNKLIGAVPQRLSGRPATAFEGNSLCGKPLIPCNGTSNGNDKLSGGAIAGIAIGCVIGFLLILMILIFLCKRKRTKQGVAKDTQERKQSETEIARENVVADRGTASTGIASAAAVAKSESKRGGGTKNLVFFGNTSRVFDLEDLLRASAEVLGKGTFGTTYKATLEVGVAVAVKRLKDVTVTEKEFRGKIESVGKINHENLVPLKAYYYNKDEKLLVYDYMPMGSLSALLHGNSAAGRTPLNWETRSGIALGAARGITHLHSQGPTISHGNIKSSNILLTNSFEARVSDFGLANLAGPTPTPNRIDGYRAPEVTDARKISQKADVYSFGVLLLELLTGRAPTHSHLNDEGVDLPRWVQSVVKDEWTSEVFDLELLRYQNVEEDMVQLLQLAINCTAQYPDNRPSMEEVRNQIEQLCSHGGDTHQDIEDEKSSQQTYSIDSGAPPP is encoded by the exons ATGAAACCACAGACTGAGAAACTAGCCTTTCTTTTTCTACTTGTCATCCTCTTGTTCGATTCTTGGTCTTTTGTGGACTCAGATCTAGCATCAGATAGGATTGCTCTCGAAGCTCTGCGAAAGGCAGTGGGTGGTCGGTCGCTCCTCTGGAATCTTTCTAACAGTCCTTGCTCATGGGTTGGGGTGTTCTGTGAGCGGGATAGAGTCGTTGGGTTGCGGTTACCTGCTATGGGCCTTTCCGGCCAGCTTCCTATCGCCCTTGGCAACCTTACCCAGCTGCAAACTTTGTCTCTCCGCTTCAACGCACTTTCTGGTCCAATTCCAGCTGATATAGGTAGCCTTGCATCGCTACGTAATCTTTACTTGCAAGAGAACTTTTTTTCTGGGGAAATTTCTGGGTTCTTGTTCAATTTGCAAAATTTGGTAAGACTAGACTTGGCTCATAATAATTTCTCTGGCGAAATCTCTCCgagttttaataatttaacgAGGTTGAGAACTCTGTACCTGGAGGAGAATCAGCTTAATGGTTCAATTCCTGACTTGAATTTCCCTTCTCTTGATCAATTCAATGTTTCTTATAACAAGTTAATTGGGGCTGTTCCTCAGAGGCTATCTGGTCGGCCTGCAACTGCCTTTGAGGGGAATTCGCTTTGTGGGAAACCTTTGATTCCTTGCAATGGTACTTCAAATGGGAACGATAAACTCTCCGGGGGAGCCATTGCTGGGATTGCGATTGGCTGTGTTATTGGATTTTTGTTGATCCTAATGATTTTGATCTTCCTGTGTAAAAGAAAGAGAACCAAACAAGGAGTTGCTAAAGATACCCAGGAGCGAAAGCAAAGCGAAACTGAAATTGCCCGCGAAAATGTAGTGGCTGACAGGGGTACTGCAAGCACTGGAATTGCAAGTGCAGCAGCTGTCGCCAAAAGTGAATCCAAGAGGGGTGGTGGGACTAAAAATTTGGTGTTCTTTGGGAACACATCAAGGGTGTTTGATTTGGAGGACTTGCTCAGAGCTTCTGCAGAAGTGCTTGGGAAGGGGACTTTTGGGACAACTTATAAGGCCACCTTAGAGGTGGGAGTGGCAGTAGCcgtgaaaaggttgaaggatgTGACTGTGACGGAGAAGGAATTTCGAGGAAAGATTGAATCTGTTGGGAAGATAAATCATGAGAATTTGGTCCCATTGAAGGCTTATTATTATAACAAGGATGAAAAACTGCTTGTTTATGATTACATGCCAATGGGAAGCTTGTCTGCACTTTTACATG GAAATAGTGCAGCTGGTAGGACTCCATTGAATTGGGAGACTAGGTCTGGAATTGCCCTCGGAGCTGCCAGAGGGATTACACACCTACATTCTCAGGGCCCTACAATCTCACATGGGAACATTAAATCATCAAATATTCTGCTTACCAACTCCTTTGAAGCCCGTGTCTCCGATTTTGGCCTTGCCAATCTTGCAGGACCTACACCCACTCCCAACCGTATTGATGGCTATCGTGCTCCAGAAGTGACAGATGCTCGCAAAATATCCCAAAAAGCAGATGTTTATAGCTTTGGTGTACTGCTCTTAGAATTGCTAACAGGAAGGGCTCCCACTCATTCGCACTTGAATGATGAGGGAGTAGACCTTCCAAGATGGGTTCAGTCTGTGGTTAAAGATGAGTGGACTTCAGAGGTGTTTGATCTTGAGCTTCTACGATATCAGAATGTAGAGGAGGATATGGTTCAACTCTTGCAGCTAGCAATCAATTGTACTGCTCAATATCCTGATAACCGTCCTTCAATGGAGGAGGTGAGAAACCAAATTGAGCAGCTTTGCTCACATGGGGGTGACACACATCAAGATATAGAGGATGAGAAGTCCTCCCAACAGACATACTCGATCGATTCAGGTGCACCACCACCTTAA
- the LOC110621929 gene encoding LOW QUALITY PROTEIN: 15.7 kDa heat shock protein, peroxisomal (The sequence of the model RefSeq protein was modified relative to this genomic sequence to represent the inferred CDS: substituted 1 base at 1 genomic stop codon) codes for MADGIFGFGHPFRRLFWSPXLFREYSGSRPLMDWIETSSAHILKFNVPGYNKEEIKVQVEEGNILHIRAEVGKEDDHGNDAIWHVAERGTGKKSFSREIGLPENAKVDQIKAQVENGVLTIVVPKDASPKPSKVRNINISSKL; via the exons ATGGCTGATGGTATCTTCGGATTCGGTCACCCTTTTAGGCGACTCTTCTGGAGCCCTTAGTTGTTCCGCGAATACTCTGGATCACGACCTCTCATGGACTGGATTGAAACCTCCTCTGCTCATATCCTCAAATTCAATGTTCCTG GGTATAACAAAGAGGAAATAAAGGTTCAAGTTGAAGAAGGAAATATTTTGCACATAAGAGCAGAGGTTGGTAAAGAGGATGACCATGGAAATGACGCAATTTGGCATGTTGCAGAGAGAGGGACAGGAAAGAAAAGCTTTTCTCGAGAAATTGGATTGCCAGAAAATGCAAAGGTGGATCAAATTAAGGCTCAGGTAGAGAATGGTGTGCTCACCATTGTTGTGCCAAAGGATGCAAGTCCAAAACCATCTAAAGTGAGAAATATTAACATCAGTAGCAAACTTTGA